In a genomic window of Deltaproteobacteria bacterium:
- a CDS encoding IS3 family transposase, translating to SIFNYIEIFYNRKRRHSTLGYLSPVSYELESMVA from the coding sequence AGTATTTTTAATTATATTGAAATATTCTATAATCGAAAGAGACGTCACTCAACACTGGGGTATCTTTCTCCAGTATCTTATGAGCTCGAATCTATGGTAGCCTAA